One part of the Mycolicibacterium aromaticivorans JS19b1 = JCM 16368 genome encodes these proteins:
- the msrB gene encoding peptide-methionine (R)-S-oxide reductase MsrB has product MSRDYHRNPAALSALSPEQYRVTQENGTERPFTGEYWDNHEPGIYVDVVSGEPLFASIDKFDSGSGWPSFTKPIQTSPGKANVVTKRDFSHLMVRTEVRSAAGDSHLGHVFKDGPRARGGLRYCINSASLRFIHLDDLEAQGYGEYRHLFETSKEDA; this is encoded by the coding sequence ATGTCGCGCGATTATCACCGCAATCCCGCTGCCCTTTCCGCGCTGTCCCCGGAGCAATACCGGGTCACACAGGAGAACGGGACCGAGCGGCCCTTCACCGGCGAGTATTGGGACAACCACGAGCCGGGCATCTACGTCGACGTCGTCTCGGGCGAACCATTGTTCGCCTCGATCGACAAGTTCGACAGCGGATCCGGCTGGCCCAGTTTCACCAAGCCGATCCAGACGTCCCCCGGAAAAGCAAACGTCGTCACCAAACGGGATTTCAGCCATCTGATGGTCCGCACCGAGGTGCGCTCGGCGGCGGGCGACAGCCATCTGGGGCACGTCTTCAAAGACGGCCCTCGCGCGCGGGGAGGGTTGCGCTACTGCATCAACTCCGCTTCGCTGAGATTCATTCACCTCGACGACCTCGAGGCGCAGGGCTACGGCGAGTACAGGCATTTGTTCGAGACTTCCAAGGAGGACGCATGA
- a CDS encoding GGDEF domain-containing protein yields the protein MKTLALSGSEFHGAQQIRLLRIYLSLTTFLYIYGVVFTIWPLHPELIYANPLGGVLAIVLGIAALAWLAVRPDKPAPATLAAIIATPLVMAFHIAIAAEIVCLVAPMFLAMYLRAFYPPRRAAVLIGLLTVAAVVALAISPAPKLGIDYLIWVIAIVGAGESFGLVMRALVTSACTDPLTGLLNRAGWEIATRELLARGRSAKSTITVVVMDLDGFKQLNDTRGHLAGDEHLAAHARRWRDLMPRDAVLARLGGDEFAACIADREASSAQRFVADVGLHTPDTSVGVASQPGDTADIAVLYAAADAELYAAKGRNRRKTDR from the coding sequence GTGAAGACGCTCGCGCTCTCCGGCAGCGAGTTCCACGGTGCCCAGCAGATCCGGTTGCTGCGCATCTATCTGAGCCTCACGACATTCCTCTACATCTACGGCGTGGTGTTCACCATCTGGCCGCTGCATCCGGAATTGATCTACGCGAATCCGCTCGGCGGCGTGCTGGCTATCGTGCTCGGCATCGCGGCGCTGGCCTGGCTGGCCGTCCGGCCTGACAAGCCGGCGCCGGCCACCCTGGCCGCCATCATCGCCACCCCGTTGGTGATGGCGTTCCACATCGCGATCGCCGCGGAAATCGTCTGCCTGGTCGCGCCGATGTTTCTGGCGATGTACCTGCGGGCGTTCTATCCACCCCGGCGGGCGGCGGTGCTGATCGGCTTGCTCACGGTGGCGGCCGTGGTGGCCCTGGCCATCTCGCCGGCGCCCAAGCTGGGGATCGACTACCTGATCTGGGTCATCGCGATCGTCGGCGCCGGGGAGTCGTTCGGTCTGGTGATGCGCGCGTTGGTCACGAGTGCGTGCACGGATCCGCTGACTGGTCTGCTGAACCGCGCCGGCTGGGAGATCGCCACCCGAGAGCTCCTGGCGCGCGGGCGATCAGCAAAGTCGACCATCACAGTCGTCGTCATGGACCTTGACGGCTTCAAGCAGCTCAACGACACTCGCGGGCATCTGGCGGGCGATGAGCACCTGGCCGCTCACGCGCGCCGGTGGCGCGACCTGATGCCGCGCGATGCCGTGTTGGCGCGGCTCGGCGGTGACGAGTTCGCCGCATGCATAGCCGACCGTGAGGCGTCGTCGGCGCAGCGGTTCGTCGCCGACGTCGGGCTGCACACTCCCGACACCAGCGTCGGGGTGGCGTCGCAGCCCGGCGACACCGCCGACATCGCGGTGCTCTATGCCGCCGCAGACGCCGAGTTGTATGCCGCCAAGGGCCGCAACCGCCGCAAGACCGACCGCTGA
- a CDS encoding nuclear transport factor 2 family protein yields MARFSREELTEAFATFEQTVADAARSHDWDAWVSHYTPDVDYIEHAMGTMKGRDEVRAWITKTMGSFPGGYMTEFPSLWAVFDEETGRVICELDNPMRDPGDGTIISATNISIVTYAGDGLWSRQEDIYNPLKFLQASMRWCQKAEKLGTLDEEAAAWMRANGGFK; encoded by the coding sequence GTGGCGCGATTCTCTCGTGAAGAACTGACGGAAGCTTTTGCGACGTTCGAGCAGACGGTCGCCGACGCGGCCCGCTCGCACGACTGGGATGCCTGGGTGAGTCACTACACCCCCGACGTCGACTACATCGAGCACGCGATGGGCACGATGAAAGGCCGCGACGAAGTCCGGGCCTGGATCACCAAGACCATGGGCAGCTTCCCCGGCGGCTACATGACCGAGTTCCCGTCGCTGTGGGCCGTATTCGACGAGGAGACCGGGCGGGTGATCTGCGAGCTGGACAATCCGATGCGCGACCCCGGTGACGGCACGATCATCAGCGCTACCAACATCTCGATCGTCACCTACGCCGGCGACGGCCTCTGGTCGCGCCAGGAGGACATCTACAACCCGCTGAAGTTCCTGCAGGCCAGCATGAGGTGGTGCCAAAAGGCCGAGAAGCTCGGCACCCTCGACGAGGAGGCGGCCGCCTGGATGCGCGCGAACGGCGGATTCAAGTGA